The Corylus avellana chromosome ca8, CavTom2PMs-1.0 genome has a segment encoding these proteins:
- the LOC132190165 gene encoding probable LRR receptor-like serine/threonine-protein kinase At4g36180, with translation MAVATATFVLFFVFFTVACFNDAVLTCAQTLSEIQALTAFKASVHDPLGALDGWDASTPAAPCDWRGIVCYENHVRELRLPRLKLGGRLSDRLGDLRELRKLSLHTNDLNGSIPSALSQCALLRAIYLHYNSLSGNLPPSIFNLTNLQILNVAHNFLSGKVPDDVSRAQSLRYLDLSSNGFSGEMPSNFSVKSQLQLINFSYNRFSGQVPARIGELQELEYLWLDSNQLYGTLPSAIANCSSLVQLSAEDNELRGLIPATIGAIPKLQVLSLSHNDLSGSVPTSLLCSNMVTIVQLGFNAITGMVKPPSGKCFSILEVFDLKENHVHGVFPTWLTNVTTLRVMDLSGNFFSGKLPVEIGGLLRLEELRTANNSLIGRIPGEIVKCSSLRVLDLEGNRFSGSVPGFLDRLSSLKVLSLGRNLFSGSIPVELGRLSELEILNLSNNILTGNVPEEIMHLSNLSALNLSNNRFSGGVLFNIGNSSNLHVLNLSRCGFSGSVPASIGSLMKLTVLDLSKQKLSGELPIELFGLPSLQVVALEDNHLSGNVPEGFSSLVSLQYLNLTSNAFTGEIPATYGFLQSLVILSASHNGISGRVPAELANCSDLEILDFRSNRLEGQIPGDFSRLSRLKELDLGENRLTGEIPDELSKCSSLTSLLLDANHLSGHIPDPLSKLSNLTKLNLSSNTLSGAIPADLSRISGLRYLNLSSNDLEGEIPEMVGSQFNDPSLFAMNRKLCGKPLMRECANVRRRKRKRLILFICVAVAGACLLTLCCCGYIYSLLRWRKKLREAASGEKKRSPASSGAERGSRGSGENGGGPKLVMFNNKITVAETLEATRQFDEENVLSRGRYGLLFKALFQDGMVLAIRRLPDGSIAENTFRKEAELLGKVKHRNLTVLRGYYAGPPDVRLLVYDYMPNGNLGTLLQEASSHQEGHVLNWPMRHLIALGIARGLAFLHSVSIVHGDVKPQNVLFDADFEAHLSEFGLDRLTIATPAEASSSSTPIGSLGYVSPEAALTGQPTREADVYSFGIVLLEILTGRKPVMFTQDEDIVKWVKRQLQRGQISELLEPGLLELDPESSEWEEFLLGVKVALLCTAPDPLDRPSMADIVFMLEGCRVGPEIPSSADPTSLPSPV, from the exons ATGGCAGTGGCAACGGCTACTTTCGTCcttttcttcgtcttcttcacTGTGGCGTGCTTCAACGACGCCGTCTTGACCTGCGCCCAGACTCTATCAGAGATCCAAGCGCTGACGGCATTCAAGGCCAGCGTGCATGACCCGCTGGGCGCATTGGACGGATGGGATGCGTCCACGCCGGCAGCGCCGTGTGACTGGCGCGGCATTGTGTGTTACGAAAACCATGTCCGCGAGCTCCGGTTGCCACGTCTTAAACTCGGCGGCCGACTCAGTGACCGACTCGGTGACTTACGGGAGCTGAGAAAGCTCAGCCTCCACACCAACGACCTCAACGGCTCTATACCTTCCGCCCTCTCACAATGCGCTCTCCTACGCGCTATTTACCTTCACTACAACTCGCTCTCCGGCAATCTCCCACCCTCCATCTTCAACCTCACCAATCTACAAATCCTCAACGTCGCTCACAACTTTCTCTCCGGGAAGGTCCCGGACGACGTGTCGCGCGCGCAGAGCCTCAGGTATCTGGATTTATCGTCGAACGGTTTCTCCGGCGAGATGCCGTCAAACTTCTCTGTGAAGTCTCAGCTCCAGCTCATCAACTTCTCGTACAACAGGTTTTCGGGTCAGGTTCCAGCGAGAATCGGAGAGCTTCAGGAGCTTGAGTATCTCTGGCTGGACTCGAACCAGCTGTACGGCACTCTTCCCTCGGCTATCGCAAACTGTTCCTCGCTCGTACAACTCAGCGCCGAAGACAATGAGCTAAGAGGTCTCATCCCGGCGACCATTGGAGCGATTCCGAAGCTTCAGGTGCTGTCGTTGTCCCACAACGATCTCTCCGGTTCGGTCCCCACATCTCTGCTCTGCAGTAATATGGTTACGATTGTTCAGCTTGGGTTTAATGCGATCACGGGCATGGTTAAGCCGCCAAGCGGAAAATGTTTCAGCATTTTGGAGGTTTTCGACCTTAAAGAGAATCACGTACATGGTGTGTTTCCGACGTGGTTGACCAACGTGACTACGCTGAGGGTTATGGATCTTTCTGGAAACTTCTTTTCGGGTAAATTACCGGTTGAGATTGGTGGTCTTTTGAGGTTAGAAGAGCTCAGAACGGCGAATAATTCACTCATTGGTCGGATTCCTGGTGAGATTGTGAAATGTAGTTCGTTACGGGTACTTGATCTTGAAGGGAACCGGTTTTCCGGTTCGGTTCCTGGGTTTTTGGACCGACTGAGTAGCTTGAAGGTGTTATCTCTGGGTAGAAATCTGTTCTCCGGTTCGATTCCGGTGGAGCTTGGAAGGCTCTCCGAGCTCGAAATATTGAACTTGAGCAACAATATTCTCACCGGCAATGTACCGGAAGAGATAATGCATCTGAGCAACTTGAGTGCTTTGAATCTCAGTAATAACAGATTCTCCGGTGGAGTTTTGTTCAATATCGGGAATTCAAGCAACTTGCATGTTCTGAACCTGAGTCGTTGTGGGTTTTCAGGGAGTGTTCCGGCGAGCATTGGGAGTTTGATGAAGTTGACAGTTCTTGATTTGAGTAAGCAAAAGCTATCTGGGGAGTTGCCGATTGAGCTTTTTGGATTACCAAGCCTGCAAGTCGTTGCTCTAGAAGATAACCACTTATCTGGGAATGTTCCAGAAGGTTTCAGCAGCTTGGTTAGTCTACAATATCTGAACCTCACCTCCAATGCCTTCACTGGTGAGATTCCTGCAACCTATGGATTTCTTCAGTCCTTAGTTATTCTCTCCGCATCGCACAATGGTATTTCCGGTAGAGTCCCGGCAGAACTTGCTAATTGTTCTGATCTTGAAATCCTTGATTTTCGGTCTAATCGTTTGGAGGGACAAATCCCAGGTGATTTTTCTCGTCTATCTCGTTTGAAGGAGCTTGATTTGGGTGAGAATAGATTAACAGGGGAAATCCCAGATGAGCTCTCCAAATGCTCGTCTTTGACTTCTCTGTTATTGGATGCAAATCACCTTTCAGGTCACATACCAGACCCATTGTCAAAATTATCAAACCTGACAAAATTAAATCTTTCCTCAAACACCTTGAGCGGAGCCATTCCCGCAGATCTTTCACGAATTTCTGGTTTGAGATACTTGAATTTGTCTAGTAATGACCTTGAAGGCGAAATCCCAGAAATGGTGGGTTCTCAGTTCAATGATCCTTCCTTGTTTGCGATGAATAGGAAACTATGTGGAAAGCCCTTGATGAGAGAATGCGCAAATGTaaggaggagaaagaggaagaggcTGATTCTATTCATTTGCGTGGCTGTAGCTGGAGCATGCCTTTTGACATTATGCTGTTGCGGCTATATATACAGCCTCTTGCGTTGGCGCAAGAAGCTTCGAGAAGCGGCATCTGGGGAGAAGAAGCGGAGCCCCGCAAGCTCAGGAGCGGAAAGGGGTAGTCGTGGAAGTGGGGAAAACGGAGGAGGACCAAAACTTGTCATGTTCAATAACAAGATAACAGTCGCAGAGACATTGGAAGCAACAAGACAATTTGACGAGGAAAATGTCCTGAGCAGGGGAAGATACGGCCTTCTATTCAAGGCATTGTTCCAAGATGGAATGGTGCTAGCAATACGTCGCCTTCCCGACGGCTCCATCGCCGAAAACACTTTCCGGAAAGAAGCAGAGTTGCTCGGCAAAGTCAAGCACAGGAACCTAACTGTTCTACGCGGCTATTACGCAG GTCCGCCGGACGTGAGGCTCCTTGTATACGACTACATGCCTAATGGGAACCTTGGGACGCTTCTCCAAGAGGCGTCGTCTCACCAAGAAGGGCACGTGCTCAACTGGCCAATGCGCCACCTCATTGCACTTGGCATTGCTCGCGGGCTAGCTTTCTTGCACTCGGTCTCAATCGTCCACGGCGATGTGAAGCCGCAAAACGTCCTCTTCGATGCTGATTTCGAAGCCCATTTGTCGGAATTCGGGCTAGACCGGCTAACCATAGCAACTCCGGCGGAAGCATCCTCCTCGTCCACCCCAATCGGCTCCTTGGGGTATGTATCACCGGAAGCGGCGTTAACCGGGCAACCCACAAGAGAAGCGGACGTGTATAGCTTTGGCATCGTGTTGCTAGAGATATTAACCGGTAGAAAACCGGTTATGTTCACACAAGATGAAGACATCGTGAAGTGGGTGAAAAGGCAATTACAAAGGGGACAAATCTCGGAACTACTTGAACCCGGTTTGCTCGAGCTTGACCCGGAGTCGTCTGAGTGGGAAGAGTTCCTGTTGGGAGTGAAAGTGGCATTGCTTTGCACAGCACCTGACCCACTTGATAGACCATCAATGGCCGACATTGTTTTCATGCTTGAAGGCTGCCGGGTCGGACCCGAAATTCCTTCCTCAGCTGATCCCACCTCGCTGCCCTCACCAGTTtga